A window of the Lepus europaeus isolate LE1 chromosome 5, mLepTim1.pri, whole genome shotgun sequence genome harbors these coding sequences:
- the PEX10 gene encoding peroxisome biogenesis factor 10 isoform X2 has product MARAASPAEVVRAAQKDEQYRGELRSAAGGALHSLAGARRWLEWRREVELLSDLAYLGLTTAAGYQTLGEEYVGLVQVDPSRQRVPSRLRRGVLVALHAVLPYALDKALLPLEQELQADGARAAQGGRRGLRPWVRLRAAALTEQQRRALQRALFVLRQGLACLQRLHVAWFYIHGAFYHLAKRLTGVTYVSSGAATPGPQPLLTGWARARLPRQLRARRLPGEDLRARASYRLLGLLSLLHLALSVGLQLHGFRQRQRARKEWRLHRHLSHHRSSLEDRAVPRSPLCTLCLEERRHATATPCGHLFCWECITEWCGTKTECPLCREKFAPQRLVYLRHYR; this is encoded by the exons ATGGCGCGAGCCGCCAGCCCCGCCGAGGTGGTGCGCGCGGCGCAGAAGGACGAGCAGTACCGCGGCGAGCTGCGGAGCGCGGCGGGCGGCGCCCTGCACAGCCTGGCGG GGGCGAGGAGGTGGCTGGAGTGGCGGCGGGAGGTCGAGCTGCTCTCGGACCTGGCCTACTTGGGCCTCACGACGGCCGCAG GCTACCAGACCCTCGGGGAGGAGTACGTGGGCCTCGTGCAGGTGGACCCGTCCCGGCAGCGCGTGCCCTCCCGGCTGCGCCGCGGCGTCCTGGTGGCGCTGCACGCCGTGCTGCCCTACGCGCTGGACAAGGCCCTGCTGCCcctggagcaggagctgcaggccGACGGCGCCCGGGCGGCGCAGGGCGGCCGGCGCGGGCTGCGGCCCTGGGTGCGGCTCCGGGCGGCCGCCCTCACGGAGCAGCAGCGGCGGGCGCTGCAGCGGGCGCTCTTCGTCCtcaggcagggcctggcctgccTGCAGCGGCTGCACGTCGCCTGGTTCTACATCCACGGCGCCTTCTACCACCTGGCCAAGAGGCTCACGGGGGTCACGTACGTAAGTAGCGGTGCTGCCACCCCTGGGCCGCAGCCAC TCTTGACGGGGTGGGCCCGGGCCCGACTGCCTCGACAGCTCCGCGCCCGCCGCCTGCCTGGAGAGGACCTGAGGGCCCGCGCGAGCTAccggctgctggggctgctgtcCCTGCTGCACCTGGCGCTGTCCGTGGGGCTGCAGCTGCACGGCTTCCGGCAGAGGCAGCGCGCCAGGAAGGAGTGGAGGCTGCACCGCCACCTGTCCCACCACAG GAGCTCCCTGGAAGACAGAGCGGTTCCCAGAAGCCCGCTGTGCACACTGTGCCTGGAGGAGCGCCGGCACGCCACAGCCACGCCCTGCGGCCACCTCTTCTGCTGGGAGTGCATCACCGAGTGGTGCGGCACCAAG ACGGAGTGTCCCCTGTGCAGGGAGAAGTTTGCTCCCCAGAGGCTGGTGTACCTGCGCCACTACCGCTGA
- the PEX10 gene encoding peroxisome biogenesis factor 10 isoform X1 — MARAASPAEVVRAAQKDEQYRGELRSAAGGALHSLAGARRWLEWRREVELLSDLAYLGLTTAAGYQTLGEEYVGLVQVDPSRQRVPSRLRRGVLVALHAVLPYALDKALLPLEQELQADGARAAQGGRRGLRPWVRLRAAALTEQQRRALQRALFVLRQGLACLQRLHVAWFYIHGAFYHLAKRLTGVTYLRARRLPGEDLRARASYRLLGLLSLLHLALSVGLQLHGFRQRQRARKEWRLHRHLSHHRSSLEDRAVPRSPLCTLCLEERRHATATPCGHLFCWECITEWCGTKTECPLCREKFAPQRLVYLRHYR, encoded by the exons ATGGCGCGAGCCGCCAGCCCCGCCGAGGTGGTGCGCGCGGCGCAGAAGGACGAGCAGTACCGCGGCGAGCTGCGGAGCGCGGCGGGCGGCGCCCTGCACAGCCTGGCGG GGGCGAGGAGGTGGCTGGAGTGGCGGCGGGAGGTCGAGCTGCTCTCGGACCTGGCCTACTTGGGCCTCACGACGGCCGCAG GCTACCAGACCCTCGGGGAGGAGTACGTGGGCCTCGTGCAGGTGGACCCGTCCCGGCAGCGCGTGCCCTCCCGGCTGCGCCGCGGCGTCCTGGTGGCGCTGCACGCCGTGCTGCCCTACGCGCTGGACAAGGCCCTGCTGCCcctggagcaggagctgcaggccGACGGCGCCCGGGCGGCGCAGGGCGGCCGGCGCGGGCTGCGGCCCTGGGTGCGGCTCCGGGCGGCCGCCCTCACGGAGCAGCAGCGGCGGGCGCTGCAGCGGGCGCTCTTCGTCCtcaggcagggcctggcctgccTGCAGCGGCTGCACGTCGCCTGGTTCTACATCCACGGCGCCTTCTACCACCTGGCCAAGAGGCTCACGGGGGTCACGTAC CTCCGCGCCCGCCGCCTGCCTGGAGAGGACCTGAGGGCCCGCGCGAGCTAccggctgctggggctgctgtcCCTGCTGCACCTGGCGCTGTCCGTGGGGCTGCAGCTGCACGGCTTCCGGCAGAGGCAGCGCGCCAGGAAGGAGTGGAGGCTGCACCGCCACCTGTCCCACCACAG GAGCTCCCTGGAAGACAGAGCGGTTCCCAGAAGCCCGCTGTGCACACTGTGCCTGGAGGAGCGCCGGCACGCCACAGCCACGCCCTGCGGCCACCTCTTCTGCTGGGAGTGCATCACCGAGTGGTGCGGCACCAAG ACGGAGTGTCCCCTGTGCAGGGAGAAGTTTGCTCCCCAGAGGCTGGTGTACCTGCGCCACTACCGCTGA